The Candidatus Nitrosotenuis cloacae genome contains a region encoding:
- a CDS encoding prenyltransferase, with the protein MSLSAWLRVIRIKFLLSSVIAVSIGLAMSYWREGGIDAANAAMTLGGVIALHASVDLLNDFWDYKRGIDSITKRTKFSGGTGVLPEGLLKPSNVYRAGMMFLVLGSLAGAYFVIQYGWIIAAILGFAIISIYFYSTKIVDSGLGEIFVAIKGAMIVLGTSYIQTQAVDPAFAMAGIVSGTLSAFVLFITSFPDHDADKEKGRRTLVIVLGKKSASKVYWAFPAVAYSVLVFGVSYGFFPIPCLLSFLAAPLVINGRKTASSLDDPARFVSVMKSTLLFSRIAGALFAVGFAVAIFASN; encoded by the coding sequence ATGAGTTTATCTGCCTGGCTTAGAGTAATTCGAATAAAGTTTCTTCTATCGTCCGTAATCGCAGTCTCAATTGGCCTTGCCATGTCCTACTGGAGGGAAGGAGGCATCGACGCAGCAAATGCCGCAATGACTTTGGGCGGCGTGATTGCGCTGCACGCAAGCGTCGATCTCCTCAACGACTTTTGGGACTACAAGCGCGGAATCGATTCCATAACAAAGAGGACAAAGTTCAGCGGCGGAACGGGCGTCCTGCCTGAGGGGCTGCTAAAGCCGTCCAACGTGTACCGCGCCGGGATGATGTTTCTTGTCCTAGGCTCGCTTGCCGGAGCGTATTTTGTCATCCAGTACGGATGGATAATTGCCGCAATTCTTGGATTTGCCATCATCTCAATCTACTTTTACTCCACAAAGATAGTCGACTCTGGTTTGGGTGAGATATTTGTGGCAATCAAGGGGGCGATGATAGTCCTTGGCACGTCATACATCCAGACGCAGGCTGTGGACCCTGCATTTGCAATGGCAGGAATCGTCTCAGGTACGCTGTCTGCGTTTGTCCTGTTCATCACGTCGTTTCCTGATCACGACGCCGACAAGGAAAAGGGAAGACGCACACTTGTGATAGTCCTTGGCAAAAAATCCGCATCCAAGGTATACTGGGCGTTTCCGGCAGTGGCGTACTCTGTACTCGTATTTGGGGTATCGTACGGCTTTTTTCCAATCCCGTGTCTTCTTTCGTTTCTGGCAGCACCACTTGTCATAAATGGAAGAAAGACAGCATCAAGCCTTGATGACCCTGCTCGATTTGTATCGGTGATGAAGTCGACGCTTTTGTTCAGCAGAATAGCAGGCGCCCTGTTTGCAGTGGGATTTGCAGTCGCCATATTTGCAAGCAATTAG
- a CDS encoding DEAD/DEAH box helicase, giving the protein MAEYFQHKFVKPDSIESREYQTALAEQAKNENCLIVLPTGLGKTTVALQVIAEYLSRGTGGVLFLAPTRVLTNQHYEFLKNNLKLDDIALLTGEDTLAKRKKLWANSVICATPEITKNDLERGIVSPEQFVLVIFDEAHRTIGDYAYSAIAQKLIPANPRIIGMTATLPSEKEKATEIITTLRIASVAQRNEQSPDVKPYIQQTNTEWVKVELPKEMKEIQFHLKKSLEMQHNLLQRCGLRLSATPSLSQLLRSRDFVLRQNRRAAKPLFTAIRLHYALNIFESHGVTSFLRFCDRTKEKKGAGIKDLFENDPNFIRALAFAQEAQKNGIEHSKIVKLAEIMNSIQGKAIVFTSYRDSVEIIHDKLVEMGISAGYLIGKAGETGLKQQEQVDTVQKFREGGYRVLVSTRVGEEGLDISEVNNVIFFDNVPSSIRFVQRKGRTGRKSVGRLIVLIAKDTIDEAYYWVGQRKMKSAQGMGDRLTRDLQKQQGTSGSVLDAYF; this is encoded by the coding sequence TTGGCAGAATACTTTCAGCACAAGTTCGTAAAACCTGACTCGATAGAGTCAAGGGAATACCAGACCGCACTGGCAGAGCAGGCAAAAAACGAAAACTGCCTAATCGTGCTGCCCACAGGCCTTGGAAAAACCACCGTGGCACTGCAGGTAATAGCAGAGTATCTTTCTCGCGGCACTGGCGGCGTGCTGTTCTTGGCGCCCACCAGGGTGCTGACAAACCAGCATTATGAGTTTCTAAAGAATAATCTAAAACTTGACGACATTGCGCTTCTTACCGGCGAGGACACGCTTGCAAAAAGAAAAAAACTCTGGGCAAACAGCGTCATCTGCGCAACTCCTGAAATTACAAAAAATGATCTGGAGCGCGGAATCGTCTCGCCAGAACAGTTTGTGCTTGTGATATTTGATGAGGCGCACAGGACCATTGGAGACTATGCATACTCTGCAATTGCGCAAAAGCTAATTCCAGCAAACCCAAGAATCATCGGCATGACTGCCACTTTGCCAAGCGAGAAGGAAAAGGCAACTGAGATAATTACCACACTGAGAATAGCAAGCGTTGCTCAAAGAAATGAGCAGAGCCCGGACGTAAAGCCGTACATCCAGCAGACAAACACGGAATGGGTAAAGGTGGAACTTCCAAAGGAGATGAAGGAGATCCAGTTCCATCTGAAAAAGTCACTTGAGATGCAGCACAATCTGTTGCAGAGGTGCGGACTGCGGCTGTCTGCTACGCCGTCACTTTCGCAGCTTTTGCGCTCTCGCGACTTTGTGCTGCGGCAAAACAGGAGGGCTGCAAAACCGCTGTTCACCGCAATCAGACTGCACTATGCGCTAAACATATTTGAGTCACACGGAGTCACATCGTTTCTCCGATTCTGCGATAGAACCAAGGAGAAAAAGGGTGCCGGAATCAAAGACCTCTTTGAGAACGACCCAAATTTTATTCGCGCACTTGCATTTGCACAGGAAGCGCAGAAAAACGGAATCGAGCACAGCAAGATAGTAAAGCTTGCGGAAATCATGAACTCGATTCAAGGAAAGGCAATCGTCTTTACCAGCTACAGGGACTCAGTTGAGATAATCCATGACAAGCTGGTGGAGATGGGAATCTCAGCAGGATACCTAATAGGAAAGGCAGGGGAGACTGGACTAAAACAACAGGAGCAGGTGGACACAGTACAAAAGTTCCGCGAGGGCGGATACCGCGTCCTGGTGTCTACGCGGGTTGGAGAGGAGGGACTTGATATCTCGGAGGTAAACAATGTGATATTTTTTGATAACGTGCCAAGCTCTATCCGATTCGTCCAAAGAAAGGGACGCACCGGAAGAAAGTCCGTGGGCCGGCTTATAGTGCTGATTGCAAAAGACACCATAGATGAGGCATACTACTGGGTGGGGCAAAGAAAGATGAAGTCTGCCCAAGGAATGGGCGACAGGCTCACGCGCGACTTACAAAAACAACAAGGCACGTCAGGCTCCGTCCTTGATGCGTATTTTTAG
- a CDS encoding DUF2203 domain-containing protein — protein MFSYFTVVAANAALPAVIEKYKHLQKQKEEVQKLEAQLNSMPLNLTDYVTVKQQLNSAVTKFYQAVEDLEGTGVVLKSLEEGLLDFPSKRFDEEVWLCWKEGETEIKFWHEKDVGFMGRKPLSVSDESLV, from the coding sequence ATGTTTTCGTATTTCACAGTGGTCGCAGCAAACGCCGCACTTCCAGCAGTCATTGAAAAATACAAACACCTGCAAAAACAAAAAGAGGAAGTCCAAAAACTAGAGGCCCAGCTAAACTCTATGCCGCTCAACTTGACAGATTACGTGACAGTAAAGCAGCAGCTAAACTCCGCTGTTACAAAATTCTACCAGGCAGTAGAGGACCTGGAGGGCACCGGCGTGGTGCTCAAGAGCCTGGAGGAGGGACTGCTCGACTTTCCATCAAAGCGATTTGACGAAGAGGTATGGCTCTGCTGGAAGGAGGGGGAGACTGAGATAAAGTTCTGGCATGAAAAGGACGTCGGCTTTATGGGACGAAAACCCCTCAGCGTAAGCGACGAGTCCCTCGTATGA
- a CDS encoding peptidylprolyl isomerase: protein MDKIKCAHILVEKQSQALAILERIKAGEKFSEIAKEASTDRGSGKRGGDLGYFGRGMMVKPFEAAAFKLSVGQISEPVKSEFGYHIIKRLA from the coding sequence ATGGACAAGATAAAGTGCGCTCACATCCTAGTTGAAAAACAGAGCCAGGCACTTGCAATACTTGAGAGGATAAAGGCCGGAGAAAAGTTCTCAGAGATTGCAAAGGAGGCATCAACAGACCGCGGAAGCGGCAAAAGAGGCGGGGACCTCGGATACTTTGGGCGAGGCATGATGGTAAAGCCGTTTGAGGCAGCCGCGTTCAAGTTGTCGGTGGGCCAGATATCAGAGCCGGTAAAGTCAGAGTTTGGCTACCACATAATCAAAAGACTTGCCTAA
- a CDS encoding aldo/keto reductase — translation MIAGFATPDGTKAFAQKYGLGQNFRQVQNLALSNVGVGTYLGNPDSQTDNVVIDAIKQSVLAGINVIDTAINYRAQKAERSVGKALSQLIQEGKIERNQVFVSTKNGYITNDADIKEEFWMYIQREYTKPGIISPNDITSGYHCMTISYLDDQLNRSLKNLDLECVDLMYLHNAVEGQLQDISKEQFLKNLKSVFELYEQKRREGKIRFYGMATWECFRVPENNPQHLSLYDTIQIAKQVGGDDHGFRFIQLPYNMHYDQAFMIKNQKISGDVTTILDASQRLGIGVFTSVPLMQGRLLAPGVLPEFGNLKPSIRCLQFIRSTPGVVAPLVGQKTPEHVQENLEILKIPPMSSDEFSALVKKLVSS, via the coding sequence ATGATAGCCGGCTTTGCCACCCCTGATGGAACAAAGGCGTTTGCGCAGAAGTACGGACTTGGACAGAACTTTAGGCAGGTGCAAAACCTGGCGCTGTCAAACGTCGGAGTCGGCACATACCTTGGAAACCCGGACAGCCAGACCGACAATGTGGTAATTGACGCAATAAAACAGTCCGTGCTGGCCGGAATCAACGTCATAGACACTGCCATTAATTATCGGGCCCAAAAGGCAGAGCGTTCGGTAGGAAAGGCGCTCTCGCAGTTAATCCAGGAAGGAAAAATTGAGCGCAATCAGGTGTTTGTGAGCACAAAAAATGGCTACATAACAAACGACGCCGACATAAAAGAAGAATTCTGGATGTACATACAGCGCGAATACACAAAGCCTGGAATCATCTCGCCAAACGACATCACGTCGGGATATCACTGCATGACAATTTCATATCTTGATGATCAGCTGAACAGGAGCCTCAAAAACCTGGACCTTGAATGCGTCGACCTGATGTACCTGCATAACGCAGTTGAGGGACAGCTCCAGGACATATCAAAAGAACAATTCCTAAAGAACCTAAAATCAGTATTCGAGTTGTACGAGCAGAAAAGAAGGGAGGGAAAGATCCGCTTTTACGGGATGGCCACGTGGGAGTGCTTTAGGGTGCCGGAAAACAACCCGCAACATCTGTCGCTGTATGACACAATCCAGATTGCAAAGCAGGTGGGAGGGGACGACCACGGCTTTAGGTTCATCCAGCTTCCATACAACATGCACTATGATCAGGCATTCATGATAAAGAACCAGAAAATTAGCGGGGATGTCACCACAATACTTGATGCCTCCCAAAGGCTTGGAATCGGCGTCTTTACCAGCGTACCTCTCATGCAGGGAAGACTCCTTGCGCCGGGAGTGCTGCCGGAGTTTGGCAATCTAAAGCCGTCTATTAGATGCCTGCAGTTTATTCGCTCGACTCCGGGAGTAGTGGCGCCACTTGTCGGACAAAAGACGCCAGAACACGTGCAAGAAAACCTTGAGATATTGAAGATTCCACCAATGTCGTCTGACGAGTTTTCCGCGTTGGTCAAAAAGCTAGTGTCTTCTTAG
- a CDS encoding YHS domain-containing protein produces MPVDPVCGIEMDEGLAVTYDYNEKKYFFCCNGCRRIFKKKPKKWTKKN; encoded by the coding sequence ATGCCAGTTGATCCTGTGTGTGGAATCGAGATGGACGAAGGTCTCGCAGTCACGTACGATTACAACGAAAAAAAGTACTTTTTCTGCTGCAACGGATGCCGCAGGATCTTTAAGAAAAAACCAAAAAAGTGGACAAAAAAGAACTAG
- a CDS encoding asparagine synthase-related protein, whose protein sequence is MQEILDQARDVIQKAVTGCVGRYLSLSGGLDSTILAYFLRDKKISTVSIISDDFVSSDLTYCQMVTQRFDIPLSIKMCQIDEIYSGIEETIKILGNFNDIEIRNNVVMYLAILEAKKAGHHTIMTGDGADELFAGYSFLVNKDTSELKTDLQRIARIMHFPSQKIGQALGVTVESPFCRKEVAEFAQSLPADLLVREHEGKKFGKWILRKAFEDKIPSAIAWRHKSPMQEGAGTQGLTRFFEIAIPDSVFAEKAAKIKETDGVTIRSKESLQYYEIYRKNFGAPPSGKSGTTCPDCRHQIEQDSKFCRMCGRFPL, encoded by the coding sequence ATGCAAGAGATTTTGGATCAGGCACGTGACGTAATTCAAAAAGCAGTCACCGGCTGCGTCGGCAGGTACCTGTCGCTTTCAGGTGGACTTGACAGCACCATTCTTGCATACTTTCTGAGGGACAAAAAGATCAGCACAGTCTCCATCATATCTGACGATTTTGTCTCAAGCGACCTGACATACTGCCAGATGGTAACGCAGAGATTCGACATTCCGCTCTCAATTAAGATGTGCCAGATTGATGAGATCTATTCGGGAATTGAGGAGACGATAAAGATACTTGGCAATTTCAACGACATTGAGATCAGAAACAACGTGGTGATGTACCTTGCCATACTCGAGGCAAAAAAGGCAGGACACCACACAATAATGACTGGCGACGGGGCAGACGAGCTCTTTGCAGGGTATAGTTTTTTGGTAAACAAGGATACAAGCGAGCTAAAAACCGACCTGCAGAGAATAGCAAGGATTATGCACTTTCCGTCACAAAAGATAGGCCAGGCACTTGGAGTTACCGTAGAGTCGCCGTTTTGTAGAAAAGAGGTGGCAGAGTTTGCCCAGAGCCTGCCGGCAGATCTGCTTGTTCGAGAGCACGAGGGCAAAAAGTTTGGCAAGTGGATTTTGCGCAAGGCCTTTGAGGACAAGATTCCAAGTGCGATCGCATGGCGCCACAAGTCGCCAATGCAGGAAGGTGCCGGAACGCAGGGACTTACGAGGTTTTTTGAGATTGCGATTCCAGATTCAGTGTTTGCCGAAAAGGCTGCAAAGATCAAAGAGACGGACGGCGTCACAATAAGAAGCAAAGAGTCCCTGCAGTATTACGAGATATACCGCAAGAACTTTGGCGCACCGCCTAGCGGCAAGTCAGGCACGACGTGTCCTGATTGCAGGCACCAAATAGAGCAAGACTCCAAGTTTTGCAGAATGTGCGGAAGATTTCCACTCTAG
- the dusB gene encoding tRNA dihydrouridine synthase DusB, translating into MAELPKFSSRAFLAPMAGVSDVALRLLCKEMGAGLVVTELTSIHAIIAKERQLRLEHKHIGEFIEYSERERPLSVQLFGSDLEALEKSAKIVEPFFDVIDYNMGCPAPHITQQMAGGALLQNIDLTRKIFRTLVSSVKKPVTLKMRAGVNDATLFKEVARVAEREGIQMITLHARTVHQGYSGQSDWSLIRELKEMVKIPVVGNGDVTSPELAKKMMDETGCDYVMIGRAAMGNPFLFKQVNDYLQNGAYQKYSARKQIEMFLKYAEYALNYNIKFPNIRQQAMRFTKGLVDSTKIRPKLMLAKTIDDLKSVMIEAS; encoded by the coding sequence ATGGCCGAACTTCCAAAATTCTCCAGTCGTGCGTTTCTTGCGCCGATGGCCGGAGTAAGCGACGTGGCATTGCGGCTGCTCTGCAAGGAGATGGGCGCAGGCTTGGTCGTGACTGAGCTTACCAGCATACACGCAATAATTGCAAAGGAAAGGCAGTTAAGACTTGAGCACAAGCACATTGGAGAGTTTATCGAGTATTCTGAGCGGGAACGACCGCTGTCGGTTCAGCTGTTCGGCTCCGATCTTGAGGCGCTGGAAAAGTCGGCCAAGATTGTAGAGCCGTTTTTTGACGTAATTGACTACAACATGGGATGCCCGGCACCCCACATCACGCAGCAGATGGCAGGAGGCGCATTGCTCCAAAACATCGACCTCACAAGAAAGATCTTTCGAACGCTCGTATCTTCTGTGAAAAAACCAGTCACGCTAAAGATGAGGGCGGGCGTAAACGATGCAACTCTTTTCAAGGAGGTGGCACGGGTGGCAGAACGGGAGGGAATACAGATGATAACGCTTCATGCTAGGACCGTGCACCAGGGGTATTCAGGCCAGTCTGACTGGTCGCTCATCCGCGAGCTAAAAGAGATGGTAAAGATCCCAGTTGTCGGCAACGGCGACGTGACAAGCCCGGAGCTTGCAAAAAAGATGATGGATGAGACAGGATGCGACTATGTCATGATTGGGCGCGCCGCCATGGGAAACCCGTTTCTCTTCAAGCAGGTAAACGACTACCTGCAAAACGGCGCATATCAGAAATACTCCGCAAGAAAGCAGATTGAGATGTTTCTAAAATATGCAGAATACGCCCTAAACTACAACATCAAGTTCCCAAACATCCGGCAGCAGGCAATGCGGTTCACCAAGGGGCTAGTTGACAGCACCAAGATTAGGCCGAAGCTGATGCTTGCAAAGACAATTGATGATCTGAAATCCGTGATGATTGAAGCGTCCTAG
- a CDS encoding deoxycytidylate deaminase, translating to MLQAELAKLRSNCMTRQVGAVIVRNNRQIATGYNGTPPGVKNCFEGGCKRCTLRMEGKIESGASLDRCLCNHAEANAIMHCAIMGIEAGTKDAILYTTFVPCLECTKMAITIGIKKIICLDTYPETDYDLIREAGVEIKTLDKEKVRYWANSLINEPKR from the coding sequence ATGCTGCAGGCAGAACTTGCAAAGCTCCGATCAAACTGCATGACAAGGCAGGTGGGCGCAGTAATAGTGCGAAACAACAGGCAGATTGCCACCGGGTATAACGGCACCCCGCCTGGAGTCAAAAACTGCTTTGAGGGCGGCTGCAAGAGGTGCACGCTACGAATGGAGGGAAAGATAGAATCTGGCGCGTCACTTGACAGGTGCCTGTGCAACCATGCGGAGGCAAACGCCATAATGCACTGTGCAATAATGGGAATAGAGGCAGGAACGAAGGATGCCATTTTGTATACCACGTTTGTGCCGTGCCTAGAGTGCACCAAGATGGCAATCACAATAGGAATCAAAAAGATAATCTGTCTTGATACGTATCCTGAAACGGATTATGATCTGATAAGGGAGGCGGGCGTTGAAATCAAGACGCTGGACAAGGAAAAGGTAAGGTACTGGGCAAACTCGCTTATCAACGAGCCAAAGAGGTAA
- a CDS encoding pyridoxamine 5'-phosphate oxidase family protein yields the protein MIRFSEKEKRFLASIEEARLATASKSMPHVKPVSFVFMDGAFWVATDYTTRTFKNIKKNPKAAITVDVYRPGGHKAVLAQGKVDLVEEGAEFKKIYEVFFEKFEWVRRDPWKEKEAPFLKLIPVTKTSWGTS from the coding sequence TTGATCAGATTTTCAGAAAAAGAAAAAAGGTTTCTTGCATCAATCGAGGAGGCAAGGCTTGCCACTGCATCCAAGTCAATGCCGCACGTAAAGCCAGTCTCGTTTGTCTTCATGGATGGCGCGTTCTGGGTGGCAACCGATTACACCACGAGGACGTTTAAGAATATCAAAAAGAATCCAAAGGCTGCAATCACAGTCGATGTGTACCGCCCAGGCGGCCACAAGGCAGTGCTTGCGCAGGGAAAAGTAGATCTGGTCGAGGAGGGTGCAGAGTTTAAGAAAATCTATGAGGTGTTTTTTGAAAAGTTCGAGTGGGTCAGGCGCGATCCGTGGAAGGAAAAGGAGGCGCCGTTTCTCAAACTCATACCTGTAACGAAGACATCTTGGGGCACATCATAA
- a CDS encoding DNA-directed DNA polymerase I: MSLEPQVKSLSPSLLVSATYDGQKQTAVLKFYNPDSEKIVLWADEIGHKPYCYSKLNPDELSFLLERSDVIRIEPTKRKNFLKDTEETVSKILVTDPLAIGGTQTDKSIRNVIETWESDIKYYENYLYDRGLIVGKFYKVEDGKIVPHEFEITEEVNLAMKSLLLDVNTSKGIVNVKEFQENITQWAHILNQPIPKIRRLSFDIEVEAEIGRIPDPKIAEKRITAVGFDGSDGFKQVLVLRKPGSSDGKNELPPDVKITFYAESDEKKMIEDAFKIIADYPFVITFNGDDFDMPYMYNRAERLGIKNAENPLYMMRDSATLKHGVHIDLYRTMSNRSFQIYAFSHKYTDFSLNSVSKALLGEAKIDYGIELDKLENYQLANYCYNDARLTYKLTSFNSDLLMNLLVVVSRIARMPIDDIARMGVSQWIRSLLYYEHRQRNAMIPRRDELDAKSQGVMNEAIIKDKKYRGGLVVDPTEGIHFDVTVMDFASLYPSIIKVRNLSYETVRCSHEECKKNTIPDTNHWVCTKYNGLTSMIIGSLRDLRVNYYKSLAKRAKTQEQKEQYTVVSQALKVILNASYGVMGAEIFPLYFLPAAEATTAVGRYIIMETIKKCQSNGIEVLYGDSVLPDTPITIRRKDGMVDIVPIESLMPSTVKNTRYDKFGDIDVLTENGFTKIKHVYRHKVKKKGYRILTRKGFVECTEDHSLVINGKETKPSDLRVGDRINIIPFEAESKIKVHADLGWLFGFFIAEGTSGVYEYGKRIKYSWRMVNQDRQLLQKAQRIMRENLGFDTSIIDIRKSSATYGLIPRGDHKLIVDYFRAFCYIGDEKCVPQIILNADVSAKKAFLSGLMGGNTDKNGLATLDQIHKTVLAGVISILEQFGLEYSLQIRKDKKNVCRLRLIRDKNDSGIKQSDMIKKIEPFNISGYVYDLETRSHHFCGGLGNVLLHNTDSLFIKNPTQAQIHKVIEDTKAEQGVDLEIDKEYRYVVLSNRKKNYLGVTKDGKVDVKGLTGKKSHTPPFIKNLFYELLQILSKVETSKDFEEAKKQISEKISDVAVKVKEKKIPIGELAFNVMISKAPNEYDKTVPQHIRAAKLLEQHREIKRGDIISYVKILNKPGVKPVEMAKPDEIDSAKYMEFMESTLDQITSSMDLDFDKMVGRPKQTGLDQFFWS, translated from the coding sequence GTGTCCCTTGAGCCGCAAGTAAAATCCCTATCCCCGTCATTACTGGTTTCTGCAACGTACGACGGGCAAAAGCAGACTGCGGTTTTAAAGTTCTACAATCCGGATTCTGAAAAAATAGTCCTGTGGGCAGACGAGATAGGTCACAAGCCGTACTGTTATTCAAAGCTAAACCCAGACGAATTGTCGTTCCTCCTGGAGAGAAGTGATGTTATCAGAATAGAGCCGACAAAGAGGAAGAACTTTCTCAAGGATACAGAAGAAACGGTATCAAAGATATTAGTGACAGACCCGCTTGCAATTGGCGGAACGCAGACTGATAAGAGCATCAGAAATGTGATAGAGACGTGGGAGTCGGACATCAAGTATTACGAGAATTATTTGTATGATAGGGGCCTCATAGTGGGCAAGTTCTACAAAGTTGAGGACGGAAAGATAGTGCCGCACGAGTTTGAGATTACCGAGGAGGTGAATCTTGCAATGAAGAGTTTGCTGCTTGACGTAAACACCTCAAAGGGAATAGTCAACGTAAAAGAGTTCCAGGAAAACATCACGCAGTGGGCACACATCCTAAACCAGCCAATCCCAAAGATTCGCAGGCTCAGCTTTGATATCGAGGTGGAGGCAGAAATCGGCAGGATTCCGGATCCAAAGATTGCGGAAAAAAGGATAACTGCGGTTGGATTTGACGGCTCAGATGGCTTCAAGCAGGTTCTGGTGCTGCGAAAGCCGGGCTCTAGCGACGGAAAAAACGAGCTTCCGCCAGACGTAAAGATCACATTCTATGCGGAATCGGACGAAAAAAAGATGATAGAAGACGCATTTAAGATAATTGCAGACTATCCTTTTGTAATTACGTTCAACGGCGACGACTTTGACATGCCGTACATGTACAACAGGGCAGAAAGGCTTGGCATCAAGAACGCAGAGAACCCGCTGTACATGATGCGAGACTCTGCTACTCTCAAGCATGGAGTCCACATCGACTTGTACAGGACGATGTCGAACAGGTCGTTTCAGATTTACGCGTTCAGCCACAAGTATACTGACTTTTCGCTCAACAGCGTCTCAAAGGCGCTGCTTGGCGAGGCAAAGATAGACTATGGTATTGAGCTTGACAAACTTGAGAATTACCAGCTTGCCAATTACTGCTACAACGATGCAAGGCTGACTTACAAGCTTACCAGCTTCAACAGCGACCTGCTGATGAACTTGCTTGTCGTGGTGTCAAGGATTGCAAGGATGCCAATTGACGACATTGCAAGGATGGGTGTGTCGCAGTGGATTCGCAGTCTTTTGTACTACGAGCACAGGCAGAGAAACGCGATGATCCCAAGAAGGGACGAGCTTGACGCAAAGTCACAGGGAGTGATGAACGAGGCAATAATCAAGGACAAGAAATACCGGGGCGGGCTAGTGGTCGACCCGACGGAGGGAATCCACTTTGATGTGACAGTGATGGACTTTGCAAGCCTGTATCCGAGTATAATCAAGGTGAGGAATCTTTCGTACGAGACGGTGAGGTGCTCGCACGAAGAGTGCAAAAAGAACACCATCCCGGACACAAACCACTGGGTCTGCACCAAATACAACGGACTTACGTCCATGATAATAGGCTCGCTTCGGGACCTGAGGGTAAACTATTACAAGAGCCTGGCAAAGCGCGCAAAGACACAGGAGCAAAAGGAGCAGTATACGGTGGTAAGCCAAGCGCTCAAGGTCATCCTAAATGCCAGCTATGGGGTAATGGGTGCAGAGATATTTCCGTTGTACTTTCTTCCTGCCGCCGAGGCAACGACTGCGGTAGGCAGGTACATCATCATGGAGACCATCAAGAAATGCCAGTCAAACGGAATCGAGGTACTGTACGGGGACAGCGTGCTTCCGGACACTCCGATAACAATTCGACGAAAGGATGGCATGGTGGACATAGTACCAATCGAGTCCCTGATGCCAAGTACTGTGAAAAACACACGGTACGACAAGTTTGGCGACATTGACGTTCTGACAGAGAACGGGTTTACCAAAATCAAGCATGTCTACAGGCACAAGGTAAAGAAAAAAGGATACCGAATTCTTACAAGAAAGGGATTTGTCGAGTGTACCGAAGACCACAGCCTGGTGATAAATGGAAAGGAGACAAAGCCGTCGGATCTCAGAGTTGGCGACAGGATTAACATTATTCCATTCGAGGCAGAATCAAAGATCAAAGTGCATGCAGACCTCGGATGGCTGTTTGGATTTTTCATTGCAGAGGGGACGTCCGGAGTTTACGAGTATGGAAAGAGGATAAAATATTCGTGGAGGATGGTAAACCAAGACAGGCAATTACTGCAAAAAGCTCAAAGGATAATGCGCGAAAATCTAGGATTTGATACAAGCATAATTGACATACGAAAGAGTTCAGCAACGTACGGGCTGATTCCGAGGGGTGATCACAAACTAATTGTAGATTACTTTCGCGCATTTTGTTATATCGGTGATGAGAAATGCGTCCCACAGATAATACTAAACGCAGATGTTTCTGCAAAAAAGGCGTTCCTTTCTGGGTTGATGGGTGGGAACACTGACAAGAACGGGCTTGCCACGCTTGATCAGATACACAAAACGGTGCTGGCAGGCGTGATTTCGATTTTAGAGCAGTTTGGATTGGAGTATTCGCTCCAAATAAGAAAGGACAAGAAAAATGTCTGCAGACTCAGGTTGATCAGGGACAAGAATGATTCCGGGATAAAACAATCTGACATGATCAAGAAAATTGAGCCATTTAACATAAGCGGATACGTATATGACTTGGAGACTAGGAGCCATCATTTCTGCGGCGGGCTGGGAAATGTTTTGCTTCACAACACGGATTCACTTTTCATCAAGAATCCGACGCAGGCGCAGATTCACAAGGTAATCGAGGACACAAAGGCAGAGCAGGGGGTTGACCTTGAGATAGACAAGGAGTACAGGTATGTTGTGTTAAGCAACAGGAAAAAGAACTATCTTGGAGTGACAAAGGACGGAAAAGTGGATGTAAAGGGTCTGACTGGCAAGAAATCCCACACGCCGCCGTTCATCAAGAATCTGTTCTACGAGTTGCTTCAGATTCTCTCAAAGGTAGAGACGTCAAAGGATTTCGAAGAGGCAAAAAAGCAGATCAGTGAAAAGATATCCGATGTTGCAGTCAAGGTAAAGGAGAAGAAGATTCCAATTGGAGAGCTTGCCTTCAACGTCATGATAAGCAAGGCGCCAAACGAATACGACAAGACAGTCCCCCAGCACATACGGGCTGCAAAGTTACTTGAACAGCACCGCGAGATAAAGCGCGGTGACATTATTTCATATGTAAAGATACTCAACAAGCCGGGTGTAAAGCCAGTAGAGATGGCAAAGCCGGACGAGATAGACTCTGCAAAATACATGGAGTTTATGGAATCGACTCTGGATCAGATCACATCGTCCATGGACTTGGACTTTGACAAGATGGTTGGAAGGCCAAAGCAGACTGGTTTGGATCAGTTCTTTTGGAGCTAG